TGAAGACGACGATGAGTTTGACTTCGAGGAGGACGAAGACTAACTAGCACCGTTTAGTTAATTGGTTGTGGAAGGGCTTTCACAGCCAGTTAACTTCAGGAGAGTTTTGCTGCTGAGCGATCGCCACATTTATTTTGCTACTGACTCCTGCTTTAACCATCTTCAAAAGAGAGTAACGCGCTTTTGTGGAATGATTATTACAATGTCAACTAAGCCCCCAGTTTATCGTGGGAGAACGTGAATTGTGCCCATACAAATGAATGACTTACTTAATGTAAATTAACGAACTGTACTTGAATTGCGTGAATAACGCGATTTAGAAGAAATTGGGGATGGAGATTTTGTAGATGTTGAATTGGCGTTTTTCAACAGTACGCCATCAACAGTTTGGTACTGCTGCCCGTTAAAGCACAGGTGAGTTTGGCGCACGAGCTGTTGCTGCGTTTTGTCAAGCTGAACCACTTCTAAGCAAGGCAACACTTGGTTTTGTTGAGGTAGATCGCTAGCTTTAAATAAGGCTTGTCCATTCGGTAAATTGGGATCGAGGTAAACTGAAAAAACCTGAGTGGCTGGCTGATTTTTCCTTAACCACACACCGCTGTAGAGGCATCCTAATGCGCCACACAAGTCTGGCGTGTTGAAGTTGAGTACAACTAGTTTACCGTCACTGCCATTGACTTTCCAGCCTTGCATTGACTGAACGAGCTGCCCAACCGCTTTCCCACTTAATGTACTGTTTTGAGCAATGACTTGCTCTAACACGGGTTCAGGGACTAACGCGGCTGCTTGTTGCCAAGGAACACCACCGGCACCTACGCTGCATCCAGTGAGTCCTAACAGAGAAGAAATCAACAAAAAGAGTCCTAGCCCGATCCGAAACCACCAAGCAAACCGCTTCAACCAAATAGGAGGTAGGGGTAGCTCGCTGCTGGTTTCGTTGGTTTTGCCCTTGCTAGAAGCTAACACCAGTTCAGCAGAAACAGGCTGTGTTGCAGCATCAAATGGTTGTAAATTTAGCGATATCTGCGATTGCTGAGACATAATCGTTTGGAGAAAGGTAATTAATCCAAGGTTGCAGGTACAGCAATACCTAGCCGTTTCAGCGCCCAGGTTTCTTCCGCAAACCACTGCTCGGCGGATTCTGAAGCGGAGATTGCTTGTTGTTGGAGTGCCGATCTACCCATTTCATTGAGTTCTTTGCGGTATCTTTGTAGAGTCAGTTGTTGTGCCACAGCTAAAGGCATCGAACCAGCTAGAGGAGTGCGATCGCCTGTGGGGTTGTAAAACAAGCGCTGGCAAGTTTTGCCTGTCGCTGCAACCACTAGGTCGGTTGCATCTTCATCCCCCTGCTCGTAAGCAGCCAAGAGATAGTAAGCTTGTGCTTGCAGTCTAGCAGTACCGATCTGTTCAACTCGCTCAAGCCCAAGGGGTGCGATACAAGTTTGATAAGAAGGTAGACGGGCTTGAGCTGAATGACAAAAGGCTGTTGCGATCGCGGTGGCTAGCCCCATCGCAAATAGCAGAATAATTCTGAAAATCTGATGCATTGCTTCGTCAACTTGCAAAGTAGTTTCGTGGATTCACTGCTCGACCGCTAAACGGGTTGCCTGCAATCGCTCCTTCTCTCATTTCAATGTGGAGAGTGGACGAACCAGTAAGAGCGATTAGGTCGCCCTGTTTGACTTTAGTACCGACTATCGGTTGGATAGAAGTCACGTGCGCGTATCGGGTTTGCCGTCCGTTGTCGTGTTCCAGCACAATTGTGTTGCCATAGCCTTCTGCGTGTCCTGCATAAATGACTTTCCCTTCTGCTGCGGCATAGATAGGCGTGGTTTCAGCCACCTCCACGTCAATGCCTTTGCTGTGCTGGTTGCTTGCCGCAACCGCTGGTGCGCCAAACTCGCGCACTACGCGATAGGAGTCTCGAACTGGGAAAATCGCAATTGGCAAAGAACCAGCCCTACCAATTGGAGCACACGTCAGAGTGGTGTTGCTAGCCTGATAACGAGCTGCTACTTGCCTTCCGTAGTCTCTGAGGCTCAAACTTCCCAGCGTATCCGAGCTACTTCCATCAACAGCACTGTAGAGACCACCAAAATGCATCTGGGCAACTCGCTCAATCAAGCGACCGCCTGTGAAGAACTGGCCTGTCGTAGGGTCAATTTCTTGGCTGGCTCGTGCGATTGCGCTTGATAGAGAACTGTTGAATGCTCGGTTTTGATCTTCTGGTGGGAAATACTGCATCAATTCGGCTGGGGCCGGTTCGTACCCCCTACTGACTTGCTTCAAAAAGTCCTGTCCGTTTGGTTTAGCTGCAATTAAACTAGTAGCGTACTCGTTATAGCTCATGAACTGGTAGCGACCGAGTCCGCGCCCGCAGTTTCCACCCCCGTCAGCGCAGGTGTAAACGCCGATCGCCATAAAGTCACCACTGGCAGCACTTTCAATTGAGGCGATCGCCTCCGACAGTTCGCTCAACTTGAGCGTAGAACCATTGGCAGAAGTGAAGCAGTCTGGTGTCAGCAGGTTGCTAGTGCCAGTTTGCCCACCACCATAGGAACTGGACATGCTGCGGGTAGCGCCTGTAGGTTGGGACGAGGCAGAAGAATTTCTCTTCTCCTCCAGAAGGCCAATGAAAATAGGTGCATTAACCTTATAGGTGAAAAAGGGTATCGGACCAATGAAGTAGGGGGTGCAGCCAAGATCGGGAATTCCTCGGTTACAGAAGCGAAAAAACAACGCCGTATCTACCGTATCTGTTGCCTCATCTGGTTCTGTTACCACTACTTTGAAAGCAGAACCAAAAGGGTGGCGTCCGGTCGGTTCCTTTCCACCATTAACTGCGCCTAGGATGCCAAAACCACCTTCAACTTCCTGGTATTTGCCAGAGATCCACTGCTTACCTTCTAAATTAGCTCTAGCACCTCGCCCTGCGTTCTCCAGATCGTCGAGTTCGATGTAGGCGCAGTCCTTTTCGTCACAAGGTACAGAATACCCTTGTTGGTCTGAACCGGAAACGGTGTTATTTCGATGCATTTCCGACGAACCGTAGATCGTGTCAATCCGCATTACCACCGAGCCAACTTCTGTAATTGGAGTCGGGAAGTCAGAAAAAGCAACTTGGTTGAGGCTTGGCACGTTGCTAACAAAGCTATTTTGCCAGTTCGCAAAATTTTGCAGCTCAATTGCTCTTAAGCTGGGAATGGAATCAATACTAAACGTTGACAAGTCAATTTGATTGAGCTGTAACTGACCAAGCCTTGGATTGGTGACAATATAAGCCAAAGTTGCAGAGCTGCCAACCGTATTACCCAGTTGGGTTTGAAGTAGCTTTGCAACTGGAGGCACATCTGCAACTGTTAGATTGCCCAGACCTGGCACAATCTTCACCAATTGTTGGAGAGTTTGCTCTCCTGCCAGCGTAAAAGCATCTAAAGAAACTTGAGAAAGGTTCAGTTCAGTGAGTTGACTAATAGCATCTAGAGAAAATACCTCTAAACTGAGAGCATCTGAAAGATCGCCCAGCTTCAAGTATTGATCGGGAGTCATGCCAGCACTCCAGTTCCGGCTGAGATCGTACCCTACCGTCTTAGTGTAGGCACTACCATCAAATGAGCCGTTAGAGGCGATCGGTGGCATACTGGCTAAGCTAATTTTGCTCCAATCTGGCAACAGCACGTTAGTAGTTCTCTCGCCCATCGGGACTTCCCAAACTCGTGTTGGGAACCGTCCCGACTCTGCTTTTGCAACTGCTGCCCAACCGGACCAAGCAACTGTAATCAAAATGAATACAACAAGCACCTTGCTCAAGTGCTTTACCACATCAGCAGTCATAACAAATATTGCCAAAGTAAACAATCGCTAGACAGCAGAAATTGTCTAGTTTTTCAAGGCTAGAAAGCGAATGATATTTAGTTGTCCAATGTTTTAGTACCTAAAGTTCAACTACAGTTCAAAATCCTCGTACTTGTAGCCCTTTTCGGCTGAAGGATTGTTAAATTGGGGATTAGGATTAGCAGCAGTCTCGGTGTAGGGCGAATCGGCGTGGTTCACTTCAAACACGTTCTCCTGGTAGCCGTTGCTGAAAAGATCTTCTTGCCAGCTGCTATCTCCAGCTCCAAACACGTTGGTGCCACCATAGCCTTCAGTCTCATACCCATTCGATCCATAACCATTAGAGTCGTAACCGCTAGAACTGTAGCCATTCGTGGTGTAGTTTTCGTCTTCGGGTAATCCGTAAGTATTCATTTCAGTTAAATCTTTAAATCAAGTACCGCAGCCCTACTATAAATGTATTATTGTTAATTCTAATTATCAGTATTTTTGAGTAAATTTCAAATTATCTTTATACATAGTTTAAAAAATATCCAGTTATAAATAAACAATAAAAGTCTTAATATTTCCATACTTTGTAAGGAAATCAAGAATCGAGTAAAAATCATGTCAAGTTTTCTTAAGGTATTAGTAAGGTTATAAAAATCACAAAGTTTTAATTAGAGAGCAAACGAGCTTTCTGCCTAGCTACCGCTTTTAATTAAGTGCGTTTTTATGCTTGCCCAAGTGCTTGGCAGCGGGATTTTTCTAAGTTTGTAGTTTCATGATACCGACTCACCTTTATCCTCTCTATCAGTCCATTACTCAAAACCCGCCTTATGGTTGGTTTCCAAGCTCTCCCGATCTAATTGAGCGAATGCTAAAGCTAGCAACGATTACGCTCGGAATGCGAGGGCTTGACCCATCTGCTGGTTCTGGAACTTTAGCTTGTGCAATGCGCGAACGAGGGGCAGTTGTGGACGCGATCGAGATCGACCCCAATTTTCAAATGTTGCTGAAGCAGCAGGGATTCAATCTCGTTGGCACTGACTTCTTGACTACCGAACCTCAAACGCTCTACGACATCATTCTTGCCAACCCACCGTTTTCCGATCGCCACACCAGAGGGGTAGATCTGGAACACATTCAACGTGCATTCCACCTATTTCTTGCTCCTGGCGGTCAATTGGTGACAGTTGTCAGCGCATCGATGAATTGCAAGAACTGTCCTCGTGCGAGAGCGTTTCGAGCCTTCTTGCAACGCATTGATGCACAAGTAGAGAAATTGCCACTAGAGATTTTTTGGCAGAGCGATCGCCCAGTAACGGTTGAAAGTTTCTTAATTTCAGCTCGCAAGCTACCGCTGCACGCTAAGTAATTTCCAACTCCAGATTTACGTCTCCATGATATGCGCTCTAACTTCCACACTGCGGGATTACTCAACTCCTAATTACCTTCTGATTCAAGATGAAAAAACCCTAGCTCGGCAGCTCAAGGCAATTCAAAGCACTGCTCTATTCGGGATTGACTGTGAAACGACAGGACTCGATCCCAAGCGCGATCGCCTCCGGCTGGTGCAGATTGCCGTTCCCCACGCGAGAGTCCTGCTCATCGACTTATTTGCGATCGCACCAAAGCACCTCAAACCGCTTCGGCAACTCTTAAACAGTCCTGCCCTGAAAATAGGACACAACCTGAAGTTTGAGTGGCAATTCCTTACTCAAGCTGGATTAGGGTTAGCTCATCCTTTCTTCGACACGCAACTAGCATACCGAATCTGGAGTGCGGGGATCAAAACTAAACTGTCTCTCAAATCAGTTGCTAGCAAACTGCTGGGAGTGAAATTAAATAAATCATTGCAGCACAGTAATTTTGCTCAAGCTGAATTGACCTCCCAGCAACTCCGATACGCTGCGATCGATGCAGCCATTCTGCTGGATCTATATCCCATCCTGCACGGCAGACTCAAACAAAGCCAACTGCTCGAAGTCGCTCGATTAGAGTTTAGTTGTATCCCTGTCACCGCGCAGATGGAACTCAACGGGATGTTACTCGACCTCAGCCGTTGGCAGGGGTACGGTGCATCGTTAGAAAAGCAAAAAGCAGCCGCGCTTGCAGTGGTGAAGCAGCTTTCGATTCCTGGCAAGCAACAACTGTCGTTGTTACCAGAAATAACCGATACTATCAACCCCAACTCACCCAAACAACTCCTTGCGGCACTACAAGCGATTGGTGCGCCGATCAAATCTACAAGCGAAAAAGAACTCGTCCCGCTGGCGGGGCAATTCCCAGTCATTCAAGCATTGCTGGATTACCGCAAGCTGCAAAAGGTACTAACTGTTTTCGACACTAGCCTACCCAAACACATCCACCAGACGACGGGTCGGATTCACGCTAACTGGTTTCAATATGGAGCTAAGTCTGGCAGATATAGCTGCCGCAACCCAGCACTGCAAACCGTTCCCCGCAATAAAGCGGCACGGCAATGCTTTGTGGCTTCCCCTGGCTGTCGAATTGTCAAAGCGGACTACAGCCAAATCGAGCTACGTATTGTTGCCAAGTTGAGTGGAGATGCGCGGCTGCTGCGGGCGTATCGCTTAGGAGAAGACATTCATCGCCTGACTGCTTCACTGATTACAGAAAGACCCATTGAAGAAATCGCCCCAGAAGATCGAACGCTAGCAAAAGCGATTAATTTCGGACTGATTTACGGTATGAGTGCTGTCAAACTCCAAGTCTATGCTGAAACCAAGTACGGCATTCGCATGTCACTGGAGGAAGCTCGTCGGTTCAGGAAACGATTCTTTGAAGCATATCCGGGCATCAAACGTTGGCATGATATGCTAGCAGGACTGGTCTACGGTCATCAGAAAGTAAGTGAGATTCGCACGCTCTTTGGCAGACGCAGGCGATGGAGGAAAAAACCTCGGCTCACCGAGTTCTACAATCACCCAGTGCAAGGATTGTGTGCCGATATCCTCAAACTGGCTTTGATCGACTTAGAAACGGTTTTAATAAAGTTCGGCGCAAAGCTGATTGCTGTGGTGCATGATGAAATCCTGCTGGAGTGCCCAGAGGTTGTTGCTCTAGCGATCGCTCAACAACTCAAGCGATGCATGGAACGAGCTGCTCAGCCTTTCCTCGACCCGATCCCAGCTGTAGTAGAAGTTAAAGTGGCTGCTAATTGGGGTGGTGAATAAGGCTTACATTTCTACGTAGGGCAGTTGCGCGGGTTCCTCCTCGTCGCTCTGAAATAGCTCCTTGCGGGGTTTAGCAAATTTTGAACGATCAGGTCCTGCGACTGGCTTAGCAAACGTTGCATTATTTCTAATTTCTAACATTTGATTTTCCTCTCGAATCATAGCTGGGGTGAACTGCCACCGCTGCTGCTTCATCTCCTCAAAGGTGATTTCGAGGGGATCGCCCAGTCTTCCAGATCGATCGAGTTGGAAATATTTCTCTTCAGCCACTCGGCGCACGGCATTACCAATCTCAGCAGGCGTACACAGTCTGTATTCAGTCAGTAGTACGTGCCACTGGTCGTCAGTCCAAGGCGAAATCCCCGTTTTTTGTGCTTCGCAGAAGGCGGGAAAGTACTTGGCTAAGTGCAGGTTGAAAATGTCGTACCGCCCCCCGTCATGCGGTAGGTCTACAAAGTAAATGTCATCGACTCGGCGTTGCAACTCTAACGGTAGCATTCCCAAACGGTTGACCGTAGCGATGACAAACACCTGCGATTGATGTTCCTGCATCCAAGTCAGTAGTTTGCCCGCGCGTCTTTTGGACAATCCTCCATCTGCATTAGAATCCCAACCTGCGAATCCTTTGTCGAAATCGTCGAAATACAGAACTACAGGAGCCATCGCTTCGGCTGTAGCCAATAAAAATCGTAACTCTCGATCGGATGATATGGATGCCCAATCCACGGCCATCAGCGGCACCCCCATTTTTTTGGCTGCGAGTTTTGCTGAAAGACTCTTTCCAGTGCCAGGTGGACCCCAGAGAATTAAGCCTCTGGGAAACTTTAACCCATACTGCTTTTGTGCTTCTGGATTGAATAAAGCACTAATGCGATCGAGTCGTGTATCCAACAAGTCCAGTCCTGCTGCTGTTGGCACATCTGGATCGGCAATAAAGTCCAGTCCCCTACCACTAAGTTTGGCGAGTTTGTAAGACAGTACCATCTGGGCTAATTGCCCTACAGTTCGAGCAAAAGGAAGCGACTGAACGAGCACCAGATCGATCTCTCCCGCAGATAACCCCTGACAAGCTCTAATTAAGCGAGTTTGAGTATCAGCATCGGTTTGCAAGTTATTGTGAGATTGGCAAAACTGCTCGACTGCTTGCGTAATTTGTTGCAGGCTAGGTAAAGCATTGATCAAGACTGGGATAAAAGGCTGTAAGCTCGGCGAGAGTTCGATTTGCTCTGCCAGCAACACCCAATATTGACGAATCTTGCCCCAAGAAAGCTGTTGGAAAGCATTAGAAAGCTGATAAATCAAGTGATCGCTCAACTGCCCGCGCTCGTCAAATTGCAACACGCCTTCGAGCAAAAAAATTCCTGGTTGTGGAGTGTCAAGCAGATATTGGATAATATCGCGATCGCGCTCTGCAAGTGTTGTTGGTTGAAAAACTGTACGTACAGTATTTTCCACCTCCTGATTACCCAGTTGT
This genomic interval from Chroococcidiopsis sp. TS-821 contains the following:
- a CDS encoding DNA polymerase; amino-acid sequence: MICALTSTLRDYSTPNYLLIQDEKTLARQLKAIQSTALFGIDCETTGLDPKRDRLRLVQIAVPHARVLLIDLFAIAPKHLKPLRQLLNSPALKIGHNLKFEWQFLTQAGLGLAHPFFDTQLAYRIWSAGIKTKLSLKSVASKLLGVKLNKSLQHSNFAQAELTSQQLRYAAIDAAILLDLYPILHGRLKQSQLLEVARLEFSCIPVTAQMELNGMLLDLSRWQGYGASLEKQKAAALAVVKQLSIPGKQQLSLLPEITDTINPNSPKQLLAALQAIGAPIKSTSEKELVPLAGQFPVIQALLDYRKLQKVLTVFDTSLPKHIHQTTGRIHANWFQYGAKSGRYSCRNPALQTVPRNKAARQCFVASPGCRIVKADYSQIELRIVAKLSGDARLLRAYRLGEDIHRLTASLITERPIEEIAPEDRTLAKAINFGLIYGMSAVKLQVYAETKYGIRMSLEEARRFRKRFFEAYPGIKRWHDMLAGLVYGHQKVSEIRTLFGRRRRWRKKPRLTEFYNHPVQGLCADILKLALIDLETVLIKFGAKLIAVVHDEILLECPEVVALAIAQQLKRCMERAAQPFLDPIPAVVEVKVAANWGGE
- a CDS encoding M23 family metallopeptidase; protein product: MTADVVKHLSKVLVVFILITVAWSGWAAVAKAESGRFPTRVWEVPMGERTTNVLLPDWSKISLASMPPIASNGSFDGSAYTKTVGYDLSRNWSAGMTPDQYLKLGDLSDALSLEVFSLDAISQLTELNLSQVSLDAFTLAGEQTLQQLVKIVPGLGNLTVADVPPVAKLLQTQLGNTVGSSATLAYIVTNPRLGQLQLNQIDLSTFSIDSIPSLRAIELQNFANWQNSFVSNVPSLNQVAFSDFPTPITEVGSVVMRIDTIYGSSEMHRNNTVSGSDQQGYSVPCDEKDCAYIELDDLENAGRGARANLEGKQWISGKYQEVEGGFGILGAVNGGKEPTGRHPFGSAFKVVVTEPDEATDTVDTALFFRFCNRGIPDLGCTPYFIGPIPFFTYKVNAPIFIGLLEEKRNSSASSQPTGATRSMSSSYGGGQTGTSNLLTPDCFTSANGSTLKLSELSEAIASIESAASGDFMAIGVYTCADGGGNCGRGLGRYQFMSYNEYATSLIAAKPNGQDFLKQVSRGYEPAPAELMQYFPPEDQNRAFNSSLSSAIARASQEIDPTTGQFFTGGRLIERVAQMHFGGLYSAVDGSSSDTLGSLSLRDYGRQVAARYQASNTTLTCAPIGRAGSLPIAIFPVRDSYRVVREFGAPAVAASNQHSKGIDVEVAETTPIYAAAEGKVIYAGHAEGYGNTIVLEHDNGRQTRYAHVTSIQPIVGTKVKQGDLIALTGSSTLHIEMREGAIAGNPFSGRAVNPRNYFAS
- a CDS encoding ATP-binding protein codes for the protein MNRTLFDWTALADRGTFIVGVEYFLTDRGQIFQHFQRWGEERSLPVYFWNPGCSSIQQLGNQEVENTVRTVFQPTTLAERDRDIIQYLLDTPQPGIFLLEGVLQFDERGQLSDHLIYQLSNAFQQLSWGKIRQYWVLLAEQIELSPSLQPFIPVLINALPSLQQITQAVEQFCQSHNNLQTDADTQTRLIRACQGLSAGEIDLVLVQSLPFARTVGQLAQMVLSYKLAKLSGRGLDFIADPDVPTAAGLDLLDTRLDRISALFNPEAQKQYGLKFPRGLILWGPPGTGKSLSAKLAAKKMGVPLMAVDWASISSDRELRFLLATAEAMAPVVLYFDDFDKGFAGWDSNADGGLSKRRAGKLLTWMQEHQSQVFVIATVNRLGMLPLELQRRVDDIYFVDLPHDGGRYDIFNLHLAKYFPAFCEAQKTGISPWTDDQWHVLLTEYRLCTPAEIGNAVRRVAEEKYFQLDRSGRLGDPLEITFEEMKQQRWQFTPAMIREENQMLEIRNNATFAKPVAGPDRSKFAKPRKELFQSDEEEPAQLPYVEM
- a CDS encoding class I SAM-dependent methyltransferase, with translation MIPTHLYPLYQSITQNPPYGWFPSSPDLIERMLKLATITLGMRGLDPSAGSGTLACAMRERGAVVDAIEIDPNFQMLLKQQGFNLVGTDFLTTEPQTLYDIILANPPFSDRHTRGVDLEHIQRAFHLFLAPGGQLVTVVSASMNCKNCPRARAFRAFLQRIDAQVEKLPLEIFWQSDRPVTVESFLISARKLPLHAK